From Mucilaginibacter rubeus, a single genomic window includes:
- a CDS encoding SusC/RagA family TonB-linked outer membrane protein: protein MEIFIRKNTTVLFKYIFLLLFFFPFAAVAQQEPPATVNSILKGRVFDAATRDVLPGAVVSIKGTTHAVSTSAEGRFDFVTGQKFPYTLIVRFIGYDQQEIVVNGSPVEIYLKPIPQQLNDVVVVGYGTKTRKDLISSVSTIKADEVKKTPVASFDAQLQGKASGVQINSNTGVPGDGIFIRVRGTTSINASNDPLYIVDGVFLNNTSLQTVNTGGRATSPIADINPDDIENIEVLKDASATAIYGSRGANGVVIVTTKRGNYNSRPKINFNVSQGLAWQPKGRLWKLTTGPQHAEIVNEFYRNSEADAIAAGNAAGIKTYQYQPFRATDDNPTASPAPRGLPSQQNTYDRLSELFRTGNLANYDLSLEGGSKDTKYYIGAGYTKQQADIKPIDFSRLGFKVNLDQRISDRVQVGTSNSISRSYRNQARSGDGPAGGLFQSALHTPTYLPETNPDGTPARYAGFDNLQVLIDNYNVHTTSLRYIGNVYADIEILKGLKFRSSWSVDYNNYNESEYWNDKTQLGASPTNGLATSAITQSTAWINEQTLNYHHLFGEKHTLDVVAGNTLQSNIIQLTSAQGTGFPNNAYTDISSASTRTANQTWTKANLSSYFSRISYNYASKYYLEVSARADGSSKFGVNNKWGYFPSVGASWRAKEESFLKDVNSISDLKLRASYGVTGNQAGINNFAAQGLWSGGAGYPDNTTGGDKAGTAPQQLANPNLKWERTAQANVGFDLGLLNNHLNLSVDLYSKQTSDVLLQLPVPEITGYSTYYSNVGKISNKGYEVSISSNNIKTKDFSWSSSFNISGNVNKIKSLPVPINQYSRDWIRMQQGYSMFSFWMYKQLGVDPQTGNAIFEDVNKDGVINTADRQIVGNALPKYFGGLSNTITYKGFDASFLFSFEEGNKVLNLNRFFGEGGGTRDANRVIFASQLNRWQKPGDITDVPRLTAYGNNYTLEQNSRFLEDGSFIRLKSLSLGYTLPKALTQKIDIQSLRIYVVGSNLLLFTKYTGPDPEANVGGGQDVQGIDLGTPPQPRSVQLGVNITL from the coding sequence ATGGAAATATTTATCCGTAAAAACACAACTGTACTTTTCAAATATATTTTCCTGCTTCTGTTCTTTTTCCCGTTTGCGGCAGTGGCCCAGCAGGAGCCGCCTGCAACCGTTAATTCCATTTTAAAAGGACGTGTATTTGATGCTGCCACCCGGGATGTACTTCCGGGGGCGGTAGTATCAATTAAAGGCACAACACACGCCGTTTCAACCAGTGCCGAAGGCCGTTTTGATTTTGTAACCGGTCAGAAATTTCCTTATACATTAATCGTTCGTTTTATTGGTTATGATCAGCAGGAAATAGTTGTCAACGGCAGCCCTGTTGAAATTTACCTGAAGCCAATTCCGCAGCAGCTTAATGATGTAGTGGTAGTTGGCTACGGTACCAAAACCCGTAAAGATCTTATCAGCTCGGTATCAACCATAAAGGCCGATGAAGTAAAGAAAACTCCCGTTGCCAGCTTTGACGCGCAGTTACAAGGTAAGGCATCCGGCGTACAGATCAATTCAAATACCGGTGTACCTGGCGATGGAATATTTATCCGCGTGCGTGGTACTACGTCAATCAACGCCAGTAATGATCCGCTGTATATAGTTGATGGGGTGTTTTTAAATAACACCAGCTTGCAAACGGTAAACACAGGCGGCAGGGCTACATCGCCAATTGCCGACATTAACCCGGATGACATCGAGAATATAGAGGTTTTAAAAGATGCCAGTGCTACAGCTATTTATGGCTCGCGTGGCGCTAATGGTGTTGTTATTGTTACTACCAAACGCGGTAATTATAACAGCAGGCCTAAAATTAACTTCAATGTTTCGCAGGGTTTAGCCTGGCAGCCAAAAGGCAGGCTTTGGAAGTTGACAACCGGCCCTCAGCACGCCGAGATTGTAAATGAGTTTTACCGTAACTCTGAGGCTGATGCCATTGCGGCGGGTAACGCGGCGGGGATTAAAACTTATCAATATCAACCCTTCCGTGCAACTGACGATAACCCTACAGCTTCACCGGCACCAAGGGGCTTACCATCGCAGCAAAATACCTACGACCGTTTGAGCGAATTATTCCGCACAGGTAACCTGGCTAACTATGACCTGTCTTTAGAAGGTGGTTCAAAGGATACCAAATATTATATAGGGGCGGGTTATACTAAACAGCAGGCTGATATTAAGCCAATTGATTTTAGTCGCCTTGGTTTTAAAGTAAACCTTGATCAACGCATCAGCGATAGGGTACAGGTAGGTACAAGCAACAGCATTTCGCGCTCGTACCGCAACCAGGCCCGCTCAGGCGATGGCCCGGCGGGTGGTTTGTTCCAGTCGGCTTTGCATACACCAACCTATCTGCCCGAAACCAATCCGGATGGCACACCTGCACGCTACGCAGGCTTTGATAACCTGCAGGTGCTGATTGATAACTACAACGTACATACCACGAGCTTGCGCTACATCGGCAATGTTTATGCTGATATTGAGATTTTGAAAGGACTGAAATTCCGCTCAAGCTGGAGTGTTGATTATAACAACTACAACGAATCTGAATACTGGAACGATAAAACGCAGTTAGGTGCATCGCCAACCAATGGTCTGGCTACATCGGCCATAACCCAAAGCACCGCATGGATCAACGAACAAACCTTAAACTATCATCACCTGTTTGGCGAAAAACATACTTTGGATGTAGTTGCCGGTAATACGCTGCAAAGCAATATTATTCAACTTACATCGGCACAGGGTACAGGTTTCCCTAATAATGCCTACACCGATATTTCATCGGCTTCAACCCGTACGGCTAACCAAACCTGGACAAAGGCTAACTTATCTTCATACTTCTCGCGTATTTCATACAACTATGCCAGCAAGTATTATTTAGAAGTGAGTGCCCGTGCCGATGGTTCATCAAAATTCGGTGTCAATAATAAATGGGGGTATTTTCCATCGGTAGGTGCTTCATGGCGTGCTAAGGAAGAAAGCTTTTTGAAAGATGTAAACTCAATCAGCGATCTTAAACTGCGTGCAAGCTACGGTGTTACCGGTAACCAGGCTGGTATCAACAACTTCGCGGCGCAAGGTTTATGGAGCGGTGGTGCGGGGTATCCTGATAATACCACCGGAGGCGATAAAGCCGGTACCGCGCCGCAGCAGTTGGCTAATCCAAACCTGAAATGGGAGCGCACTGCGCAGGCCAACGTAGGCTTCGACCTCGGTTTGCTGAACAATCACCTGAACCTGTCTGTCGACCTGTACTCTAAACAAACCAGCGATGTACTGCTGCAATTACCCGTTCCGGAGATTACCGGCTACAGCACTTATTACAGCAACGTAGGTAAAATAAGCAACAAGGGCTACGAGGTAAGCATCAGCTCAAACAATATCAAAACAAAAGATTTTAGCTGGAGCAGCAGTTTCAATATCTCAGGCAACGTTAATAAAATTAAATCGCTGCCGGTACCAATTAACCAGTACAGCCGCGACTGGATCAGGATGCAGCAGGGCTACTCTATGTTCTCGTTCTGGATGTATAAACAGTTAGGTGTCGATCCGCAAACGGGTAACGCCATATTCGAGGACGTTAACAAAGATGGTGTGATTAACACTGCGGACCGCCAGATAGTTGGCAATGCCCTGCCTAAATACTTTGGTGGCTTAAGCAACACCATTACTTACAAAGGTTTTGATGCCAGCTTCCTGTTCAGCTTTGAAGAAGGTAACAAAGTGCTTAACCTGAACCGCTTTTTTGGCGAAGGTGGCGGTACTCGCGATGCTAACCGTGTAATATTTGCCAGTCAGTTAAACAGGTGGCAAAAGCCAGGCGATATTACCGATGTGCCACGCTTAACTGCCTATGGCAACAACTATACGCTTGAACAAAACAGCCGCTTCCTGGAGGACGGTTCCTTTATTCGCCTTAAATCATTGAGCCTTGGTTATACGCTGCCAAAAGCGCTTACTCAAAAAATTGACATTCAGTCGCTGCGTATTTACGTGGTGGGTAGTAACCTGTTATTGTTCACCAAATACACAGGGCCCGATCCGGAGGCTAACGTAGGCGGCGGACAGGATGTACAGGGTATTGACCTGGGTACACCACCACAGCCACGCTCAGTTCAGTTAGGTGTAAATATTACTTTATAA
- a CDS encoding RagB/SusD family nutrient uptake outer membrane protein: MKLLKTLKYTIPVLSLVTLASCKKFLEVQPKDSVSDSQTIVDRASAETAVRGIYRALSADNYYGVNFVSVGYLSGDNIQWTGSQSIVQQFIDHNVKADNATVSGIWLAIYTTINRANYVIAKLPGVTDATLTTAERNQLLGEAYFIRALCYFDLARTWGGVQIVTTPTISATDKNGIKRSTLEQTYAQVLSDLNTAEPLLPLPTSQNPVRANKETVYALKARYYLYQKDWTNAENYATLVLGDTQNYSLLKPYSAWFANNAVGTKESVFELAYSATYTNGHRGQWQPPANSGTRQWAPNAAFLALVNDATIGGNRSALVAKTSAGLWYGNLYYRSPATDPAYIIRIAEEYLIRSEARAQLNKLADARIDLNAVRDRAGLTATTAVSQADILLAIENERRIEFALEGHRWFDLVRTGRAAAVLGVTDATKNILPIPVDQLNVDPALTQNPGY, from the coding sequence ATGAAATTACTTAAAACTTTAAAATATACAATCCCGGTTCTGTCGCTTGTGACGCTGGCTTCCTGCAAAAAATTCCTGGAGGTTCAGCCTAAAGATTCCGTATCTGACTCACAAACCATTGTTGATCGTGCATCTGCCGAAACCGCGGTGCGCGGTATTTACAGGGCATTATCTGCCGATAACTACTATGGCGTAAACTTTGTTTCGGTAGGTTATTTATCAGGCGATAATATCCAATGGACAGGCTCACAATCTATAGTGCAACAGTTTATTGACCATAATGTAAAGGCTGATAACGCCACAGTATCAGGTATTTGGCTGGCTATTTACACAACCATAAACCGTGCAAACTATGTAATTGCCAAATTACCCGGCGTTACTGATGCTACCCTGACAACAGCCGAAAGAAACCAACTGTTAGGCGAAGCGTACTTCATCCGGGCCTTATGCTACTTTGACCTTGCCCGTACCTGGGGTGGTGTACAGATAGTGACCACGCCAACCATATCGGCTACAGATAAAAATGGCATCAAACGCAGCACGCTTGAGCAAACTTATGCACAGGTACTTAGCGACCTGAATACTGCCGAACCATTGTTGCCGCTACCAACTTCGCAAAACCCGGTAAGGGCCAATAAAGAAACAGTTTACGCCTTAAAGGCAAGGTACTACCTGTACCAAAAAGACTGGACTAATGCCGAAAACTATGCTACGCTGGTATTGGGCGATACGCAGAATTATTCGCTGTTAAAGCCTTACAGCGCGTGGTTTGCCAACAATGCGGTAGGTACTAAAGAATCGGTGTTTGAACTGGCTTACAGTGCTACTTATACCAATGGTCACCGTGGGCAATGGCAGCCGCCTGCTAATAGCGGTACCCGCCAATGGGCGCCTAACGCCGCGTTTTTAGCATTGGTAAACGACGCTACCATAGGAGGTAACCGGAGTGCTTTGGTGGCTAAAACATCTGCAGGTTTATGGTATGGCAACCTTTATTACCGCAGCCCGGCAACAGATCCGGCTTATATCATCAGGATTGCCGAAGAATACCTGATCCGCTCGGAAGCGCGTGCACAGCTTAATAAGCTTGCCGATGCCCGGATTGATTTGAACGCTGTACGTGACCGCGCAGGCTTAACAGCAACAACAGCGGTTTCACAAGCCGATATTTTGCTGGCCATTGAAAACGAGCGCCGTATTGAGTTCGCTTTAGAAGGTCACCGCTGGTTTGATTTGGTGCGCACCGGCAGGGCGGCAGCCGTATTGGGCGTAACAGACGCCACGAAAAATATTTTGCCTATCCCGGTAGATCAGCTGAATGTTGACCCTGCCTTAACGCAGAACCCCGGGTATTAA
- a CDS encoding DoxX family protein produces MSTLTTNQTKWKEYEKGAFRFFFIYFVLQALPLDWKYFGNLFRIQWGSLGFGDIFYISRYTPQFISGSSTPGTWGIGTLADWAFIAGIALIGAIVWSIRDKKSENHNKLYYWLRVILRYRLAIGIITYGFIKFFPLQSPLPSISNLNTSYGDFDRWKLFSLSLGIVPGYESFLGLVEIIVGVLLLFRKTATLGAIIILVFTGNVFISNIAYDGGEAIYALYLINIALFLTVYDIQRIYNLVALRKPTAPNTVKISLNGQWRTSRLVLKSLFIFFFVFLYGYKTYAAYHHDIYQYPKAKGLAGTAGLYNVSDFRVNSRQLPYSQTDTTRWNDVVFEKWNTISIGSLKRYKADAATTEEISKNNDDRKYELDGTTGRAYYSYVADTVKQVLLLKNRNSNYKADQFTLHYTKPENGTIILTGVDHNKDSVYVQLDRINKKYLLQEAAQGRSKALKL; encoded by the coding sequence ATGAGCACATTAACCACCAACCAAACTAAATGGAAGGAATACGAAAAGGGGGCTTTTCGGTTCTTCTTCATTTACTTTGTGCTGCAGGCCCTTCCGCTTGATTGGAAGTACTTCGGCAACCTGTTCCGCATTCAATGGGGCAGTCTCGGCTTTGGCGATATTTTTTACATCAGCCGTTACACGCCGCAATTTATATCTGGCAGCAGCACACCAGGCACATGGGGCATAGGCACTCTTGCCGATTGGGCGTTCATAGCAGGTATCGCATTGATAGGCGCTATCGTATGGAGCATTCGCGATAAAAAGAGCGAAAACCATAATAAGCTGTACTATTGGTTAAGGGTGATTTTGCGTTACCGCCTGGCTATCGGAATCATCACTTATGGTTTTATCAAGTTCTTTCCTTTACAATCACCACTTCCATCTATAAGCAATCTAAATACATCTTATGGGGATTTTGACCGTTGGAAACTTTTCTCGTTAAGCCTGGGTATAGTGCCGGGTTATGAATCATTTTTGGGTTTGGTGGAGATAATAGTTGGCGTATTGCTGCTGTTCCGTAAAACCGCGACACTCGGTGCTATCATTATCCTGGTATTTACGGGTAATGTGTTTATCTCCAATATAGCTTATGATGGCGGCGAAGCAATTTACGCGCTTTACCTCATCAACATCGCTTTGTTCCTTACTGTTTACGATATCCAACGGATTTATAACCTGGTAGCCCTGCGTAAACCAACGGCGCCAAATACAGTAAAAATTTCATTAAACGGGCAATGGCGTACATCTCGTTTGGTGTTAAAAAGCCTGTTTATTTTCTTTTTCGTGTTTCTGTACGGATATAAAACTTACGCGGCTTATCATCATGATATCTACCAGTACCCAAAAGCTAAAGGGTTAGCCGGTACTGCCGGTTTGTATAATGTGAGTGATTTCAGGGTCAACAGTAGACAACTGCCGTACTCGCAGACCGATACCACCCGCTGGAACGATGTTGTTTTTGAGAAATGGAACACCATCAGCATAGGTTCGTTAAAAAGATATAAAGCCGATGCTGCTACCACCGAAGAGATCAGCAAAAACAACGATGATCGTAAATATGAACTTGACGGTACTACCGGCCGGGCTTATTACAGCTATGTTGCCGATACGGTAAAACAGGTTTTGCTGCTCAAAAACAGGAACAGCAATTATAAGGCCGATCAGTTTACGCTGCATTATACCAAACCTGAAAACGGCACTATTATCCTGACAGGTGTTGATCATAACAAGGACTCTGTTTATGTGCAGCTGGACAGGATTAACAAAAAATACCTGCTGCAGGAAGCGGCCCAGGGCAGGAGCAAGGCACTTAAACTTTAA
- a CDS encoding phytoene desaturase family protein, whose amino-acid sequence MKPEKRDYDAVIVGSGPNGLAAAILLQQHGLSVLLLEGKDKIGGGLRTEELTLPGFKHDVCSAIHPLAAGSPFFETLPLYEHGLEYIYPEVAAAHPFDNGTAAVLKKSIIETADLLGGDRDAYIKLMAHLVKSWPGLAADVLGPLTFPKHPVDLAIFGLDALTSSTHLAKKFKTEEAKGLLAGMAAHSIQPLTNLTTSAIALVLMANGHLKGWPVPKGGSVKIADALASYFISIGGKIETNTYVTAFDQLPSANAVLFDITPKQLLQIAGHKFSSLYKWQLERYRYGMGVFKVDWALDGVVPFKAEGAKQAGTVHIGGTLNEIAVGEQQIWEGLHPEKPFVLLAQQSLFDSTRAPEGKHTAWAYCHVPNGSSKDMTDIIEKQVERFAPGFRDRIIGRHTFNTRQLENYNPNYIGGDINGGVIDIGQLFTRPVLRRSPYRTSAKGIYICSSSTPPGGGVHGMCGYHSAKRALKDVFNISIKS is encoded by the coding sequence ATGAAACCGGAAAAACGTGATTATGATGCAGTGATAGTAGGCTCGGGGCCAAACGGCCTTGCAGCGGCCATATTATTGCAGCAGCATGGGCTTTCGGTTTTATTGCTGGAAGGGAAGGACAAAATAGGCGGCGGCTTACGGACCGAAGAACTTACGCTGCCCGGTTTTAAACATGACGTTTGCTCGGCAATTCACCCGCTGGCTGCCGGATCGCCATTTTTTGAAACGCTGCCCCTGTATGAGCACGGCCTGGAATATATTTATCCGGAGGTTGCGGCGGCGCACCCTTTCGATAACGGAACTGCCGCGGTGCTTAAAAAGTCGATCATTGAAACTGCTGATTTGCTTGGCGGGGATAGAGATGCCTACATTAAACTGATGGCGCACCTGGTAAAATCATGGCCAGGTTTGGCTGCTGATGTATTAGGACCGCTTACGTTTCCGAAACACCCGGTTGATCTGGCAATTTTTGGACTGGATGCACTGACATCATCAACTCACCTCGCCAAAAAGTTTAAAACCGAAGAGGCCAAAGGGCTTTTGGCAGGTATGGCCGCGCATAGTATTCAGCCATTAACCAACCTTACTACATCGGCTATTGCTTTGGTGTTGATGGCTAACGGACATTTAAAAGGCTGGCCGGTACCTAAAGGAGGCTCGGTGAAAATAGCGGATGCGCTGGCATCATATTTTATATCAATTGGCGGGAAGATAGAAACTAACACTTATGTCACCGCTTTTGATCAGCTGCCATCGGCTAACGCGGTATTGTTTGATATCACGCCGAAACAACTGCTGCAAATTGCCGGGCATAAGTTTTCATCGCTGTATAAGTGGCAACTTGAACGGTACCGTTACGGTATGGGGGTTTTTAAGGTAGACTGGGCGCTTGACGGCGTTGTGCCATTTAAAGCAGAGGGGGCAAAGCAAGCCGGAACGGTGCATATCGGCGGTACTTTAAACGAAATTGCAGTTGGGGAACAACAGATCTGGGAAGGTTTACACCCGGAAAAACCATTTGTGTTATTGGCCCAGCAAAGCCTTTTTGATAGTACACGTGCACCCGAAGGTAAACATACGGCCTGGGCATACTGCCATGTTCCTAACGGATCAAGTAAAGATATGACAGATATCATAGAGAAACAGGTAGAACGTTTCGCACCTGGTTTTCGTGACCGAATTATTGGAAGGCATACATTTAACACCCGGCAATTGGAGAATTATAATCCCAACTACATTGGCGGGGATATTAACGGTGGCGTTATCGACATTGGCCAGTTATTTACCAGGCCGGTTTTGCGGCGCTCGCCTTATCGTACATCGGCAAAGGGCATTTATATCTGTTCGTCATCCACACCTCCGGGTGGGGGAGTACATGGCATGTGCGGCTATCATTCGGCCAAACGTGCATTAAAAGATGTTTTTAACATCAGCATAAAATCATAA
- a CDS encoding YeiH family protein, with protein MSTTTTKLTLHEDWAVVILGSLIIILSLAGLLLPVPTFGWKTSADLTGTVLGSANLVKILLQFVFVAIIGGIGAFITGKSVKNYALGFPLVYVVTILALVLAGSSQAKSLNLEAVIFSLVLGLLISNFIKLPEWLKSSLSTELFVKVGLVLLGTSVIFGDILKAGSLGLIQALLVVTSVWYFAYWTCKKLKVDDEMAMMISSAVSICGVSAAIATAGAIKGDSKKLSYVISMVLITAIPMMIFMPIIAHYFKFSEPVTGAWLGGSIDTTGAVVASGSLVGEVALKISTIVKFSQNVLLGLAAFAISIYWTYTKHPSANDKETKPTLKVIWERFPKFVLGFIGASLLFSFFLPPSAAATVKDSLKNLQGLWFALAFTSIGLETNFADLFNRNSKKPLYAFLIAQTFNIFITLVIALILF; from the coding sequence ATGTCAACCACCACTACTAAACTAACCCTGCACGAAGACTGGGCAGTAGTTATTTTAGGTTCTTTGATCATTATCCTGTCGCTGGCAGGTCTGCTTTTACCTGTCCCAACTTTCGGCTGGAAAACCAGTGCCGACTTAACCGGAACTGTACTGGGTTCCGCAAACCTGGTTAAAATACTTTTACAATTTGTATTTGTAGCCATTATTGGCGGTATAGGCGCATTTATAACCGGCAAATCTGTTAAGAATTATGCTTTAGGTTTTCCACTGGTTTATGTAGTAACCATACTGGCGCTTGTGCTTGCTGGAAGTAGCCAGGCTAAGTCACTTAACCTTGAGGCTGTAATATTCAGTTTGGTTTTGGGGTTGCTCATCAGCAATTTTATTAAACTACCGGAATGGTTAAAGTCATCACTTTCAACTGAGTTGTTTGTAAAAGTAGGCCTGGTATTGTTAGGTACCAGCGTAATTTTTGGCGATATTTTAAAAGCAGGATCTTTGGGTTTGATACAAGCGCTACTGGTTGTAACCTCCGTTTGGTACTTTGCTTACTGGACTTGCAAAAAGCTTAAGGTTGATGATGAAATGGCCATGATGATATCAAGCGCGGTATCCATTTGTGGTGTATCTGCGGCTATAGCTACAGCGGGTGCCATCAAAGGCGACTCAAAAAAGCTTTCGTATGTAATATCCATGGTGTTGATCACGGCTATCCCGATGATGATCTTCATGCCCATCATCGCTCATTATTTCAAATTTTCGGAACCGGTAACCGGTGCATGGCTGGGCGGCAGTATTGACACCACCGGCGCGGTTGTGGCATCGGGATCATTGGTTGGCGAGGTTGCATTGAAGATTAGCACCATCGTTAAATTCTCGCAAAATGTATTACTTGGCCTGGCGGCTTTTGCTATCTCTATTTACTGGACTTATACCAAGCACCCATCGGCAAATGATAAAGAAACCAAACCAACACTTAAAGTGATTTGGGAGCGTTTCCCCAAATTTGTATTGGGTTTTATAGGTGCTTCACTGCTGTTCTCGTTCTTTCTGCCGCCATCGGCTGCTGCTACGGTTAAGGATAGTTTAAAGAACTTGCAGGGACTATGGTTCGCCCTCGCCTTTACCAGTATTGGCCTGGAAACCAACTTTGCCGATCTGTTTAACAGGAACAGCAAGAAGCCGTTATACGCGTTCCTGATAGCACAAACCTTTAATATTTTCATTACGCTGGTTATAGCGCTGATATTATTCTAA
- a CDS encoding c-type cytochrome, producing MLKKLKLRRSHALIFGGITIIGMVIWLWLSYQNKQKWPQTFGYGKTATQQDITKWDIDVRPDGKGLPEGSGNVADGAIIYTNKCAACHGADGKEIKGVKLPGPPLVVGGGKTKTIGNYWPYATTLFDYVRRAMPYNVPGSLTNDEVYSLCAWLLNENKIIKANQIMNARTLPKVEMPAQKLFIVDDRKGGPEVK from the coding sequence ATGCTTAAAAAGTTAAAGCTAAGGCGGAGCCATGCCCTGATTTTCGGGGGGATCACCATAATTGGGATGGTGATCTGGCTTTGGCTTTCTTATCAAAATAAGCAAAAATGGCCCCAAACATTTGGTTACGGTAAGACTGCCACCCAACAGGATATAACCAAATGGGATATTGATGTACGTCCGGATGGTAAAGGTTTGCCAGAGGGGAGCGGTAATGTGGCTGATGGAGCGATAATTTACACAAATAAATGCGCAGCCTGTCACGGGGCTGATGGTAAGGAAATTAAAGGAGTGAAGCTACCCGGTCCGCCATTAGTGGTGGGCGGTGGTAAAACCAAAACTATAGGCAATTACTGGCCTTATGCCACTACTTTGTTTGATTACGTACGCCGGGCAATGCCCTATAACGTGCCCGGTTCGCTGACCAATGATGAGGTATACAGCCTTTGCGCCTGGCTGCTGAACGAGAACAAGATCATTAAAGCCAATCAAATAATGAATGCCCGCACGCTACCTAAAGTAGAGATGCCGGCGCAAAAACTTTTTATTGTTGACGACCGCAAGGGCGGCCCGGAAGTAAAATGA
- the soxC gene encoding sulfite dehydrogenase — protein sequence MEQQDKPVKATEKKISRRTLLGGALATAILPVTSVFAKYIQVGVPAIPDPTKQPGPLPGKVGTRSPFESPVKKPSDISSRTPLQDLYSTITPSDLHFERHHAGVPSIDPNQYELLIHGMVERPMKFSLHDLKRFPSVTRTCFIECAGNFRTGKEDMTVQEILGLTSQSEWTGVMLSTLFRELGVDPKATWFLAEGGDAAVLTRSIPIRKAWDDAMIVYAQNGEAIRPEQGYPARLLLPGWEGNTNVKWLRRIEISDAPYFTREETSKYTYPVKDKIRMFSFEMDARSIITYPSFPQTIERGWIEIRGIAWSGRGKVVKVEVSTNAGKNWNEARLQDPILEKAHTYFRHLWHWDGSETEILSRVTDETGYTQPTLKQLIDARGKDIGGYHMNPVTAWRVKRDGNVVFKPENHK from the coding sequence ATGGAACAGCAGGATAAGCCGGTAAAAGCAACCGAAAAGAAAATAAGTCGCCGTACTTTGCTGGGCGGGGCTTTGGCTACAGCTATTTTGCCGGTAACCTCGGTATTTGCAAAATATATCCAGGTGGGAGTACCTGCGATTCCCGATCCTACAAAACAACCCGGTCCGCTGCCGGGAAAAGTCGGCACACGATCGCCATTTGAAAGCCCGGTTAAGAAACCATCGGATATTTCTTCGCGTACACCGCTGCAGGATCTGTACAGTACTATCACCCCATCCGATCTGCATTTTGAACGGCACCATGCCGGTGTGCCTTCCATCGACCCAAATCAATATGAGTTGCTGATACATGGCATGGTAGAGCGGCCGATGAAATTTAGTCTGCATGACCTGAAGCGTTTTCCATCGGTAACCCGCACCTGTTTTATTGAGTGCGCGGGCAACTTTCGTACCGGTAAAGAGGACATGACCGTGCAGGAGATCCTCGGCCTTACCAGTCAAAGCGAATGGACGGGCGTAATGCTTTCAACCCTGTTTCGTGAGCTGGGTGTTGACCCCAAAGCCACTTGGTTTTTAGCGGAAGGAGGTGATGCCGCCGTGCTTACCCGAAGCATCCCCATCCGTAAAGCCTGGGATGACGCCATGATCGTATACGCCCAGAACGGCGAAGCCATACGTCCGGAACAAGGTTATCCAGCCCGCTTGCTTTTACCCGGATGGGAGGGAAATACCAACGTAAAATGGCTTCGACGGATAGAAATTTCGGATGCACCCTATTTTACCCGCGAAGAGACTTCAAAATATACCTACCCGGTAAAAGACAAGATCAGGATGTTTAGCTTTGAAATGGATGCGCGGTCTATCATCACCTACCCATCCTTCCCGCAAACGATTGAACGCGGCTGGATCGAAATTCGTGGTATAGCCTGGAGCGGCAGGGGAAAGGTGGTAAAGGTTGAAGTGAGTACCAATGCGGGAAAAAACTGGAATGAAGCGCGGCTACAGGACCCGATACTGGAAAAAGCGCATACCTATTTTCGCCACCTGTGGCATTGGGATGGCTCAGAAACGGAAATACTTAGTCGCGTTACCGATGAAACGGGTTATACCCAGCCCACATTAAAACAACTCATCGACGCCCGCGGCAAAGATATCGGCGGCTACCACATGAACCCCGTAACAGCATGGCGGGTTAAACGGGATGGGAATGTGGTTTTTAAACCGGAAAACCATAAGTAG